DNA from Deinococcus roseus:
GCAGTGATTGTGAAGGCGTTTTTCCCGCTGATCCTCCTGGCTTTCGTCATCCTGGGGGGTTTGGTGGCCATTCCCCTCAACCAGATGGGTGTGCACCCCACCACCACCATGAGTGTGGTCACGTTCATCGTGCTGATCGGTAAAATTTACCAGCGGTTGTTTTTGAAGACCGAGTGATTTGACCTGGTTCAAAGGGGTGCCTTCAGGCACCCCTTTTTCTTTGTATAACCTCCAGAAAATATGACGCTTCAATATTCTATGATGCTCGAATTTTATCTGTTATGATGTTTTTTATGAAGGCTTTTATAGCGGAAGCGAGAATCATTGTTGCCCCCTGCAATGTGAGTGTTGTGGGCCGTAGGCAATTGAAGGTGGTGTCCCAGGAGGGAGCGTCTTTTCAACTGGAATACCGGGGCAGTCCGAAACGTTTGATGGAATTGCTTTCCCAGGCCGCAGCACAGCAGTGCTGCATCAAATTTCTGGTGTATCTGACGGTGCCCAAAAACGGCATCGCCAAGAACCGTTCGGTGGCCAGTTACGCCGAGATCACCCACGACACCAGCAGCTTTTTTGTGGTGCAAGGCAAATACGCCAAGTACGAACACGACCACCAGACGGTCAGGCTGGGCATTTATCCCGAGAACAAGCGCCTGCAGCCTTTCACGGTGTTCATTCGCATGCCCCAGGACCTTGCTTCGCAAATGAAGCGCCGCAAAAACTACCGTTTCACAGGTCCCCTGGGGACCGGTCGGGTGCTGTCCGTGGAATCCATGCAGCAAATCACCCCCCTGGAGAAAGAAAACCATGAACGAGCAATTTAAGAACGACAAGAAGTTTCTGACCTCGGTCGGCAGTGGTCTGGTGGTGTTTCTGGTGTGTGCCACTGCCTTTGCAGGCACCCTGGCCAGCAGCCAGCGTTTCAGGGTGGATCCTGCCCTCGGGACCACCCTGGGCAGCCCCACGGCCAAAGTGGTGGTCACTGAATTCATTGACCTGAACTGCCAGCATTGCAAGGCTTTTCAGCCCATGGTCGGCCCGATCCTCAAAAAGCACCTGGCTGCAGGTGAAATTCGGCTGCAGTATGTCAACGTGGCTTTCTTGCACCAGGACAGCAAACTGGGCTTGCGTTATGAAGCCTGCATCCGCAAAGACAGCCCTGCACTGGCAGGGGCCTTTGTGCAAGAGGTGCTGTCCCACCAGACTTCAAACCATGGTGTGAACACGGCAAAAGTGTACCTGCAGTCCTACCGGCAGGCGGGTGGAACCCAGGAGAAGGCCTTGAAGCAATGTGTGCAGAAAACCAGCGATCAGGAAGCAGAGGGGAACCTGGATTATGCCCTGAAAGAGGTGGGGCTCAAAGGCACGCCCACCTTGCTGGTGAATGGGAAGTCTGCAGGCTTCAGTGCATCCACCCTGAAGCAGTTGATTGCCGAGCAGCTCCAGGAGGCAAAACATGAATGAGTCCATGACGGTTTACGAGCGCTGGCAGGTGTTCAACCTGGAAAACTACCCGAATGTGTTTTACACCTCCCTGGTGCTCGCTGGATTGTTTGCCATTCTGGGTCACGCCTTTCAGGTGGCGGTGCTGCTGCTGCTGGCCGGGGTGTTTCTGCTGCCCACCTTCAGTGTGCTGGTGCGTTGTTGCTTCAGTTATTTTTTGCCGCAGGAGCGCAACCGCATGGGGTTGACCGTGGCCATCATGGTGGCTTTCATGACCATCAGCATGCAATACAAGGTGGTGGTGAATGCGGCTTACCTGATCAGCCACAGCCCCAAATACGACTTTTCTACGATGAGTTGCCTGTTCTTTGTGGTGGTGTGTGTGGGACTGTGCATGGTTCCTCAGCTCAGCAGGCACTTTGAGGCCACTGCGCAGGCAGAAGAAAAAGCCAGCAAACAAGCACCCACCCCCAAAAGCGAACACACCATCACCATCTCACCCTTGAAAAGCAAGTAGCTCTTCAATTAATATAAAGCTACGCCTAGTTTTTAACGCCCCCAATTTAGGGGGTGTTTCATTTTTTCTATAACGCTCCAAAAAAATATGACGTATAATTTACGCATGACTGCCCTCGAAAAACCCGTACCAGCCACTTCTGGAGATGAAGTGCAATACCTCGCCAACCTCTACATCAACCTCTACCGTGCCCACAACATGCTGCGCACCTCCCGCTCCCTCAGGGACACCACCATGAAATACCTGGGACAGGAGATCGCCGGGGTGCGCAAGCGCCTCTTGCAGCTCACCGACAACACCTTTGATCCGATGATCCAGTGCATCGGACACATCTACAAAAGCGCCATGGAAGCCATTGAAGCCCGGGACTGGCTGTGGGAGCAAAGGGGCCAGCTGGAAAGCGAAATCAGGCGCCTCAAAGGCGACAAGGACCCCGGACCGGAACACAAAAAACGCCTCAATGCACGCATGGCCCTGGTGAAAAGCATCAACGAGGAAATCGAGCTCATCAACGGGCTGGGGCACGACACCCTCCGGGTCACCGTGCGCCTGGGAAACCGCAACTGAATGCTCACCCTGGAACAATTCTCGGCCCTCAGCTTCAGTTTCCTGATGGGTTACGCCAGTGCCCTTTCCCTCAAAACCATTTCCAAACTGGCCGCCATCTTGCTTGGGGTGATTTTCCTGATGCTGCAATGGCTGTCCTGGGTGGGGGTGCTCACCATCAACTGGGAGAAAATCCGTGACGCCCTCGGCATGGTCAGCGCACAGCAACTGGTGAACACCCAGAACCTGCTGACCGCTGGCCTGCCAGACACCGCCAGTTTCCTGCTGGGGTTCTTCTGGATCTGGAGGAAAAAGAAACTGTGATCATCAACCTCCCCCACGACCTGAAGGCAGAAGCCGCCACCCTCGGGGCTTTCATGGCCCACCAGCAACTCTGGCAGGAGCCGGTGGCTTTCTTGCTGACCCACAAAGACTTCTATGACCAGCGGCACCGACTGATTTTTGGAGCCATGACCCGGTTGCGTCAGCAGCACAAACCCGTGGACTTGATTCACGTGTGCGACTACCTGACCAGCCACAAGCAACTCGACAACGCTGGAGGGCCCGCCTACATTTCCAGCCTGCCAGAAGCCTTCTCCACCATGTACGAAGCCGTGCACCACGCCCGACTGGTCATCGAGAAAAGCACCCGCAGGCACATGATTCAGGGGGTGCAAGATGCAATGGGGCACGCGTTGGATCTGTCCCTGGACAACACCCAGGCCGCGTCAAACATTGAGGTGGCCGTGCTGGGGGCCACCCGCAAAGACAAAACGCAGGTGGGTCAGCTGGAGCATCTGGGTGACCTGGTGGACGACACCATGGAACGCATCAAGCAGCCCAGCAGCAACGATGACATCCGGTCCACCGGCTTTGCCACCCTGGATCGGTTGATCAACGGCTTTTCCCTGGGAGACCTGATTTACCTGATGGCCCGTCCCAGCATGGGAAAAACCAGCATCGCGCTGTCCATCCTTGAGTCCATCAGCAAATCCAGACCCTGCGCTTTTTTCTCGCTTGAAATGCCCAAGCGCCAGATCCTTTACCGTCTGGCCAGCCTGAACCTGCTGATTCCCCTCAACCGCATCATCTCAGGGGACCTGGATTACGATGAGAAACGCAAAATCGGCCAGTACCTGGAGACCCTCAAGAAGAGCCACCTGTACATTTACGACAAGCGCCTGAACATCCGGCAACTTGAAGAAAAATGCGAGCGCTTCCACCGCGACCATGGGGATGTGGGCATTTTCATGCTGGACCACCTGGGTTTCCTGGGGGCAGACCAGAAGTTCTCCTCCTCAGTGGAGAAACTGGAGAATTTGAGCAACCGCAGCAAGCAACTTGCCAAGGAACTCGACACCCCTTTCTTGATGTTGTGGCAGCTCAGCCGGGACCTGGAGAAACGCGAAGACAAACGGCCCATGCTCAGTGATGCCAGAGGCTCCGGGGCGGTGGAGCAGGATGCGGACATTGTGATGTTCATTTACCGTGACGATTACTACCAGCAGAACAAACCCAATTACAAACCCACCGGTCTGACAGAGCTGTTGATTGCCAAGCAGCGCAATGGTCCTCCGGGCATGGTGCCCATGATGTTCAGGGGCGAATACACCCGTTTTGATGAGCTGCAGGAAAAAGTGGCATAGTATGACGCTGTTTGACTTTCTTGATGCCAGGCGATAATATTAATGCAAGTGTGTGGAATTCCTCCTCGGAGGAACCTCTATATAACTTATCTGCAAATTGGGCGTAACTCCTCGTGGGTTACGCCCAATTTGCGTGTGGAGCCGAGAGTGTGAAAAATGAATGACGCTCTGCTTCTTGTATGACAGTGCTTGACTTTTGTGACGCTATAATATCTATTATGGTGTATACACCGTACCCGGAAATGTGCAACCTGGAGGCACCGAAATGCGCGACCCAAACGATCTGGACCTGAAACCCTTGAGCCAGTTATTAAGGGAATTCCCCAACCCACAGAAGACCGAAGCCATCTACAAAGCCATGCGGGAAGCCATGCGGGAAGAAAAATTTCTGGCCGCTGAAACCAAAGAAACCTTCACCTTGCCGAAAGAATTCAGAAAACGGGGAAAGAGCCAAGAGGACACCAATGCCACTTACTCCAAAACCGTCAAAGAACACGTCATTGACGTCGGCGACCCTGGATTCAAAGCCTGGTGGAAAGAGATGAACACACTCTATGGGCGGGTCACCGAGGCCAAAAACACCTTTCATGCCGCAGAAGAACTGCTGAACAACAGGGAGCTCTTCTTGCAACAGGTGCAAGTGTCCAGGGAAACATCTCGCAACCGGGCGGCCCGCATGACCACCGCCTGGCAGAGCCCAGAAACCTCACCCAGAAAACCCAAGTCTCTGGCCCGTTCCCGCAAGAAGAAAGGCTCAGACTCCACAGCGGAACCCAACAATTGATTGACGCTCAATTGCCTCCAACCGACCGGCCAAAATGCCCCCGCTGAGTGATCCAGCAGGGGCATTTTTCGTGCAGGTTCAAGGCGCTGCAGGAATGTTGAGGGTGGCTGTGGCCCCCCAGGGCAGCCAGGAACCCTGAAGTGTCACTGGGCCTCCCGTGGCCCGCAATTTGATGCGGTGCTGGTGGAAGCCAGACTGCACTTCCCCCACCCCTTCAGGGTTGCTGAGCACCTCAGCTCCTTGAACCTCATCGAGGAGCGCAATCATCCTGAGCCTGCCCGGGTATGCGGTGTGGGTGGTGAGGTACAGGTAGAATTCCTCCCCGGGATGCACCTGTTTCACCGAGGCCAGCAACTGGTGCTCCAATTGTGGTCGGTAGTTGATGATGGCGGTGGCCTCTCCGCCTGCAGGAACCGAAACCTGTAAGGGCTCGGCTTGCAGGCCGATCATGTTGATGGGTTCGACCCGGATGATTCCCGCGGCCTTCACATTGCTGCCGCTGCCGCTGGCCACCAGCACATTGCTGCCATGCAGGTTGGCGCTTGCAGTGATGGGAATGAGGTTGTAAGGCGTTTTGACGTAAGCCTCCAGGTGAAGTTGTCCGAAGCGCGGGGCACCCGCACCCGAAAGGCCCAACTGGAAAGCCAGGGTGTTGCTGGCCTGCACGGCCTTTTGAGGGACCTTGGCGTACACCCGGTAATGTCCCAGCAACTCGGGAAGCGGATACTCCAACCACTGAAGGTTGTCGGGTGCAGTGAGGTCATAGGTGTTCCCCAGGGGATCCACGAGTTTCAGCATCACCTCTGCAGGGCCGTCTCCATCGTAGATTTTCAGGGTGGCCCCTTCGCGCACTTCATTGAGGGTGAATTGGTAGACCTCAGTCCACGAACCAGGAACAGCGGTGTTTTGACGGTTGAAACTTCCCAGGGTGCTGGGGCCTTGCAAGGTGAGTTGGAAGTGGTTGACGGCAGCCCCCTGGGTTTCGGTGCTGAACTGGTATTGCCCTTTTGACAGGCGTGCATTGAGGAAGGTGACGGGCATGCTTTTGCCGAGTCCGAAGTACCGCATGGCCACGATGTGTCCCCGGGAGTCGGTGAGCTTGAAGGTGGTGAGCGCGGGCTGGTGATCGAAGTGGCGGTCCGCTTCGGTGGTGCTCTGGGTGTCGATGCTGGGGCCAAACAGCTGGATTTGGATGTTGGCGTCTTCCAGCACCGTGAGGGTGTACTGTTCCGGGGTGCCCCATGGGGAGGCTTGCCCCACACTCACCAGGGGTGCCGCTGACCCAGAAGAGACCATCAAAAGAAGGAGCATCATACTTTTCTTCATGGTCATATTATATGGGGAGGAATAGATTTTTTGTGGAGAAATACTGTTTTGGTGTATACTTTTGCGGAATGGAGGATTTGGGCTGCGATGTCAAGCGACATCATAAAATCGAGTTTTATGTGTTCTGGTGAGCGTTATGCTATTCTGTAGCCAATGAAAAGATTCCGGGCTGAATGAAGCAACAAAAAAAGAGCCCCGGCTAAAGCTCCGGGGCGAAAAACTCAACGTCCTAGGTGGACAGGGATACCGAATTCGACACTCGTAGTATACCTGATGTCCATCTCCTTTTTCAAGTGCAAGAGAGGAAAAACGAGATGCAGAACGACGACTTCGACCTGTTTACGGTCGTCAATCCCCATGACATGCCAGCACACTTTTTGCCCCACCTGAAACCCAAAATCAGGGCACGCTACTACCGCAGTTACTCCGCACTCAGGTTTGTGGGTGAGCACCTGCGCAGCCGCATGGACCCCGATGGAGAAACCCCTGAAGTGATGCACTTCTTCTTTCTGGTGGAGTTCCTGACCCCCATGCTGAACCTCAGCCCAGCCACCGTTTCCCGCCACCTCGCCGTGCTGGAAAAGGCAAATTTGATCTTGCGCAACCGCAGTTATGGTCGCGCTGACATTGCCCAGGGAGACGGCACCCGGCAAAGCATGGATGTCACCACCGGCACCATCCTGGCGGTGCGGATGGACCCGTATGGAGAGGAGCCCCTGTTTGTGCCTTACCTGATGAAAACCAGGTCCTGGCGCAACCTCAACCAGGACATTTTTGACCGTCAAACGGCCTACCATTTGAAAATGAGGGCATCAGATCAAAACTCCAGTAAAGAAGAAATCCTTGGAGACATTTTGACCTTCACCCTCAAAAGAAACCACACACAAAACAACACTTTAATGCTGATGCCCTCACTTCAAGAAAACCTCAAGCCAGAGGAGAAAATTTCCATTGCCATCTCCATGGCTGTCGCTGCGCCTGCATCCCAGCGCACACAGGTGATCCAGCAGAGTGCCCGTGAGTTGTGTTTCACCATGGATGATTTGGGGGTGGTGTCTTACCGCTACTACCTGTGGCTGCTGTGGAGGCTGTGCCAGATGCCCCAGCTGGTGCAGCATGTGGTGTTGACCTTGCAGAAAGTGCAAATTGAAGCCCGGGAGCGACTCAGCCTGAAACTCAAACCCACACGCAGTCTGGGGGCCGTGGCACGGAAAATCCTGAATCATGATGGTACCCGAAATCAATTGATGCTCAAAAAAACTATATTGCTCTGAAATCAATATGATCCTATAATCGTCCTCAGGTGACGATATGGAGATGAATTTTGCAACCCTCAGCATCAAAACCCATGACCGTGGGGAGATCTTGTGCACCCGTCTGAGTTCGATGGTGCCTCACCTGTTTTCACCAGAGCGCGAAGCCGAAAAGTTGACTGAAGCAGGATTGCGAAAATTTCTGCAGATGCTGCGAAAAGCCGTGGCAGACCAGAAATTCAGCGCAGGAAAATTACAGGAACTCTTTGACTTGCCTTACACCTCTCCTGCAGTGAAAACAGACCGCAACGTGCGACACAACGAATACCTCATTGAGGTCAACACCAATTTCAAGCTCTGGTACCTCGAAAGCCTGACCGAAGTGTTGAGGTGGCAGGAAAAAGCCCACAACAAGAAATCCAAGCGCAAAGTCACCCTCAATGCCGTGCAAGCCGGTGAAGTGGACCTCACCGAGATTTTTCGCCGCACCCAGGAGCAACTGGCCAACCCACGCAAACACAAGCCAAAAGGCAAAAAACAGCAGCAGGAGCCTGAACTGGTCACCCATCCCTGAAGCAGTGCTCAACGAAACAACCCCCTTCGAAAAGGGGGTTGTTGAGTGTGTAGGCAAAGTATACTTTAGTGAGCATCACCAATCAAGTGAGCATTAATGAAAAAATCACCGTTATAAAGTTTCGTGCTATTATACTTCCATGAAAAGATTTTCTGTTTTCATGGTTCTGGCGGCAGCGTCATCTTTTTTGGGTAGCGTTAAAGCGGAGACCTACGGTTCCGTGGGAAACGACATTGTGCAGGTGTTCAACAGTGAACTGCTGCAAAGCCGTCCAGGTTTGATCCTGATTTCCCCAGGCTTCACCACCACCCTCACCTTCGATCAGAACATTGACCTGGGACGCACCGGACTCCCCAGCTGCATCGAAGTCGAGACCGATGAAACCTACATGCGTGAAATCGAAATTCGCGCAGCCAAAGGGGTCACCAGCTGCGAAAGCAACATCCGACTGAGGCTCGAAGGTGGGCGCACCCAGCACTTCATCTTCAAAGTCAGCGACAAGATCCCCAAAACCCCCCGCCAGTACAACTCCGTCAGCCCCAAATCCAAAGTGAACGTGCCGCAAGAGCAACCTGAAGGGGCAAAAAACGACATTGCCTCCGAACCTGACCCCTACGCCCCCAAAGCCACCCCTGCGCCCAAAACCGCCCCCAAAACCCTCTCCAAAGGCGACCAGAAAGTTCAAGAAGCCCTGCAAAACCGCAAGGACACCCAGAGCAACATTCAACCCACCGAACAGCTGATCATCGACACCCGCGCCACCATCAAGGCCAGCGAAACCGAAGTGCGCAAAGGCAACGAAGCCAGCTGGCTGGACCTTGCCCTCAACCCCGTGAAAGACAAGACCGGCAAGGTGACCATCTACTTCAATTACACCAACCTCGGCGAGAGCGTGGTCAGCATCAACCCCGAGAACCTGCAGGTCAAAGTGGGGGCCACCACCGTCAAATCCACCCTGCTCAGCAGCAAACCCGGCCTGATCAAACTGCAACCCCAGGAATCCACCCAGGGCCTGATTGAACTCGGCCAGGTGGACGTCAACACCCTCAACAAAGTCAATCTGATCTGGAAGGTGACCAACCTCTCCACAGGAGAAATGTACGCCTATGACCGCATTTTCTCAGTTCAGTAAAACACCAGGCAAAAACAAAAGGAGGGCGACAGCCCTTCT
Protein-coding regions in this window:
- a CDS encoding replicative DNA helicase, encoding MIINLPHDLKAEAATLGAFMAHQQLWQEPVAFLLTHKDFYDQRHRLIFGAMTRLRQQHKPVDLIHVCDYLTSHKQLDNAGGPAYISSLPEAFSTMYEAVHHARLVIEKSTRRHMIQGVQDAMGHALDLSLDNTQAASNIEVAVLGATRKDKTQVGQLEHLGDLVDDTMERIKQPSSNDDIRSTGFATLDRLINGFSLGDLIYLMARPSMGKTSIALSILESISKSRPCAFFSLEMPKRQILYRLASLNLLIPLNRIISGDLDYDEKRKIGQYLETLKKSHLYIYDKRLNIRQLEEKCERFHRDHGDVGIFMLDHLGFLGADQKFSSSVEKLENLSNRSKQLAKELDTPFLMLWQLSRDLEKREDKRPMLSDARGSGAVEQDADIVMFIYRDDYYQQNKPNYKPTGLTELLIAKQRNGPPGMVPMMFRGEYTRFDELQEKVA
- a CDS encoding ArsR family transcriptional regulator produces the protein MQNDDFDLFTVVNPHDMPAHFLPHLKPKIRARYYRSYSALRFVGEHLRSRMDPDGETPEVMHFFFLVEFLTPMLNLSPATVSRHLAVLEKANLILRNRSYGRADIAQGDGTRQSMDVTTGTILAVRMDPYGEEPLFVPYLMKTRSWRNLNQDIFDRQTAYHLKMRASDQNSSKEEILGDILTFTLKRNHTQNNTLMLMPSLQENLKPEEKISIAISMAVAAPASQRTQVIQQSARELCFTMDDLGVVSYRYYLWLLWRLCQMPQLVQHVVLTLQKVQIEARERLSLKLKPTRSLGAVARKILNHDGTRNQLMLKKTILL
- a CDS encoding DsbA family protein, with amino-acid sequence MNEQFKNDKKFLTSVGSGLVVFLVCATAFAGTLASSQRFRVDPALGTTLGSPTAKVVVTEFIDLNCQHCKAFQPMVGPILKKHLAAGEIRLQYVNVAFLHQDSKLGLRYEACIRKDSPALAGAFVQEVLSHQTSNHGVNTAKVYLQSYRQAGGTQEKALKQCVQKTSDQEAEGNLDYALKEVGLKGTPTLLVNGKSAGFSASTLKQLIAEQLQEAKHE
- a CDS encoding FUN14 domain-containing protein — its product is MLTLEQFSALSFSFLMGYASALSLKTISKLAAILLGVIFLMLQWLSWVGVLTINWEKIRDALGMVSAQQLVNTQNLLTAGLPDTASFLLGFFWIWRKKKL